The proteins below are encoded in one region of Lytechinus pictus isolate F3 Inbred chromosome 11, Lp3.0, whole genome shotgun sequence:
- the LOC129271736 gene encoding angiopoietin-1 receptor-like isoform X1 gives MAALHTLKVFIYCVSFLFCFPISIKGEVVHITVLTIGYTAIETSSNVQYQCYRSEPDENATLSFGRSAPITTDTPPPSATNHPSDGDVLLVKFSEHGDTWHTAGFGPFYCEAAKDARDVTRVTTFFQRSDAKFIPSDGVFTKAVYVNDTGVVISMNNRYQPDDNGNVITWRKDGGDVLTQFEGQTSINFPNPIEISDQGIYEIYYHGERYQNRGGIYRLIVRECPAGRWGPPECYGICDNCYNGGVCDDKSGLCICPNNFMGDNCLNICSNTHGNRFGLECEYRCSYRDDNVPYCRGNLFCLPNPYGCSCDVGSRGLACDSDCDAGTYGPGCSQTCHCADVSSCNSFSGICTTGGCQSSWSGNNCQIPDICEAGYYGSQCIDQCHCMDDVSCDKTTGACPQKCALGYSVRDGQENCQECEGGTFGLDCLQQCHCAQEACEIQRGLCNGQCLDGWIEPYCQRISRYDVVRVNPYQPSIITCYAEGIPLPDASSVDLRRRIDTNTYNTTGITKRSSSVVGSERAVLFDIENVYPPEDGDYVCGLIIENQFYSTSITKATYVLPVISTAPSIVSSTLTTVSLRWNAWTAGEDIGDPPLIGYDVFVRKGGDWELDQRVADSSTSATVSNLTPDTDYMFRVAAVREGEGGIGPWSPWIYAITLCTAPRSPPAGIQVTANDPKELEVTWEFISLESANCRSGVTHYMIYYALSRSSSTNSRIVPNDTSSYTITGLGTYLDYTIQISASNKDEESDKSSEIIGRTLEEVAPAPINVAIPRSTKISFTVSWSTPLPSNVNGRIQMYTIRYKQSDQGDDGDYIMENALTDAFEAEHTVTNLLYGINYTVQVQTVNGAGSSKWSYPVRAKTILTGHHCNGAQVGTVIAGVSLIIIIIFLIIINVVTYRRARLRHPVTASSKNTAREPSPRYENPAFDASMRTCKNVDKDTYQDLDIDTRDYQNSTDHHTYQGLKKTSIDTSHQSVSQPEPEITYEYI, from the exons GTGAGGTGGTTCATATCACAGTTTTGACCATAGGATATACAGCTATCGAAACATCCAGTAATGTACAGTACCAATGTTACCGCAGTGAACCAGATGAGAATGCCACATTGTCATTTGGACGATCTGCACCCATAACAACAGATACACCACCACCCTCAGCAACGAATCACCCTAGTGATGGAGATGTATTGTTGGTCAAATTCTCTGAACATGGGGATACTTGGCATACAGCTGGTTTTGGTCCCTTCTACTGTGAGGCTGCTAAGGATGCTCGAGATGTAACAAGGGTCACTACATTTTTTCAGAGAAGTGATG CTAAATTTATACCAAGTGACGGAGTGTTTACAAAGGCAGTCTATGTGAATGACACAGGAGTTGTGATCTCAATGAATAATCGATACCAACCTGATGATAATGGCAATGTGATTACATGGAGGaaagatggtggtgatgttcTTACACAATTTGAGGGACAGACAAGTATCAACTTCCCAAACCCAATCGAGATATCAGACCAAGGGATCTATGAGATCTACTATCATGGCGAGAGATATCAAAACAGAGGAGGAATTTACCGACTCATTGTCAGAG aATGTCCTGCAGGTAGGTGGGGTCCACCTGAATGCTATGGTATCTGTGATAATTGTTACAATGGTGGAGTCTGTGATGACAAATCTGGTCTTTGCATCTGTCCTAACAACTTTATGGGAGATAATTGTTTGAATA TTTGCAGCAACACACATGGGAATAGATTTGGATTAGAATGTGAGTATAGATGCTCCTATAGAGATGACAATGTACCTTATTGTCGAGGGAACCTCTTTTGCTTACCTAATCCATATGGATGTTCATGTGATGTTGGTTCTCGAGGTCTTGCATGTGACAGCG ATTGTGATGCTGGCACATATGGCCCGGGATGCTCACAAACATGTCACTGTGCTGATGTATCATCATGTAACTCTTTTAGTGGAATATGTACTACAGGTGGATGTCAGTCTAGCTGGTCAGGGAACAATTGTCAAA TACCTGATATATGTGAGGCTGGTTACTATGGATCTCAATGTATTGATCAATGTCATTGCATGGATGATGTATCATGTGATAAAACAACAGGAGCATGTCCTCAGAAGTGTGCCTTAGGATACAGCGTACGTGATGGTCAGGAAAATTGTCAAg AGTGTGAAGGAGGAACCTTTGGTCTGGATTGTCTTCAGCAATGCCACTGTGCTCAAGAAGCATGTGAGATACAGAGAGGATTGTGCAATGGACAGTGTCTTGATGGCTGGATAGAACCATACTGTCAAA GAATATCACGCTATGACGTAGTAAGAGTAAATCCATACCAACCATCAATCATCACATGTTATGCTGAGGGTATTCCACTTCCTGATGCCTCATCAGTTGATCTTCGTCGGCGTATTGATACCAACACTTATAATACCACAGGAATCACCAAGCGATCAAGCTCTGTAGTCGGGTCGGAACGGGCTGTTCTCtttgatattgaaaatgtttATCCACCAGAAGATGGAGACTATGTTTGTGGTCTCATTATAGAAAACCAGTTCTACTCAACAAGCATCACTAAAGCAACTTATG TTCTTCCTGTCATAAGTACGGCACCATCTATTGTTAGCAGCACTTTAACTACAGTATCTCTACGATGGAATGCCTGGACTGCAGGAGAAGACATAGGTGATCCTCCCCTTATAGGATATGATGTATTCGTAAGAAAAGGTGGTGACTGGGAACTGGATCAGAGAGTAGCTGACTCTAGCACTTCAGCTACTGTTAGTAACTTGACTCCTGACACAGACTACATGTTTCGTGTTGCAGCCGTGAGGGAAGGAGAGGGtggaataggtccatggtctccATGGATTTATGCAATCACTCTTTGTACAG caccAAGGTCTCCCCCTGCTGGAATACAGGTGACAGCCAACGATCCTAAAGAACTAGAAGTGACATGGGAG TTCATCTCTTTGGAATCAGCAAATTGCAGGAGTGGTGTGACCCATTATATGATCTACTATGCTCTCTCTCGTTCATCATCCACAAACTCTCGCATAGTTCCTAATGATACAAGCTCCTATACGATTACAGGGTTAGGGACCTATCTGGACTATACCATTCAAATAAGTGCTTCAAATAAAGATGAGGAAAGTGACAAGAGCAGTGAGATAATCGGCAGAACACTTGAAGAAG TTGCACCAGCTCCTATCAACGTGGCCATACCAAGAAGTACTAAAATTTCTTTTACTGTGTCGTGGTCCACTCCTCTTCCATCGAATGTAAATGGTCGTATTCAGATGTACACCATTCGCTACAAGCAAAGCGATCAAGGAGATGATGGCGATTATATCATGGAAAATGCGTTGACAGATGCATTTGAAGCAGAACATACTGTAACGAATCTTCTGTATGGTATTAACTATACAGTTCAG GTCCAAACTGTCAATGGAGCTGGTTCTAGTAAGTGGTCGTACCCAGTCAGAGCTAAGACCATCCTTACTGGTCATCACTGTAACGGGGCGCAAGTAGGCACTGTTATTGCAGGTGTTtctcttatcatcatcatcatcttcctcatAATTATCAATGTTGTTACCTATAGGAG GGCCAGACTAAGACATCCAGTCACCGCATCGTCAAAAAACACTGCACGTGAGCCATCCCCAAGGTATGAGAACCCTGCATTTGATGCATCCATGCGCACCTGCAAAAACGTGGATAAAGACACCTACCAAGATCTCGATATCGACACCAGGGACTACCAGAACTCTACTGACCACCACACATACCAAGGGCTTAAGAAAACCAGCATCGATACCTCGCATCAGAGTGTCAGCCAACCAGAGCCGGAAATCACCTATGAATACATTTAG
- the LOC129271736 gene encoding angiopoietin-1 receptor-like isoform X2, with protein MAALHTLKVFIYCVSFLFCFPISIKGEVVHITVLTIGYTAIETSSNVQYQCYRSEPDENATLSFGRSAPITTDTPPPSATNHPSDGDVLLVKFSEHGDTWHTAGFGPFYCEAAKDARDVTRVTTFFQRSDAKFIPSDGVFTKAVYVNDTGVVISMNNRYQPDDNGNVITWRKDGGDVLTQFEGQTSINFPNPIEISDQGIYEIYYHGERYQNRGGIYRLIVRECPAGRWGPPECYGICDNCYNGGVCDDKSGLCICPNNFMGDNCLNICSNTHGNRFGLECEYRCSYRDDNVPYCRGNLFCLPNPYGCSCDVGSRGLACDSGGCQSSWSGNNCQIPDICEAGYYGSQCIDQCHCMDDVSCDKTTGACPQKCALGYSVRDGQENCQECEGGTFGLDCLQQCHCAQEACEIQRGLCNGQCLDGWIEPYCQRISRYDVVRVNPYQPSIITCYAEGIPLPDASSVDLRRRIDTNTYNTTGITKRSSSVVGSERAVLFDIENVYPPEDGDYVCGLIIENQFYSTSITKATYVLPVISTAPSIVSSTLTTVSLRWNAWTAGEDIGDPPLIGYDVFVRKGGDWELDQRVADSSTSATVSNLTPDTDYMFRVAAVREGEGGIGPWSPWIYAITLCTAPRSPPAGIQVTANDPKELEVTWEFISLESANCRSGVTHYMIYYALSRSSSTNSRIVPNDTSSYTITGLGTYLDYTIQISASNKDEESDKSSEIIGRTLEEVAPAPINVAIPRSTKISFTVSWSTPLPSNVNGRIQMYTIRYKQSDQGDDGDYIMENALTDAFEAEHTVTNLLYGINYTVQVQTVNGAGSSKWSYPVRAKTILTGHHCNGAQVGTVIAGVSLIIIIIFLIIINVVTYRRARLRHPVTASSKNTAREPSPRYENPAFDASMRTCKNVDKDTYQDLDIDTRDYQNSTDHHTYQGLKKTSIDTSHQSVSQPEPEITYEYI; from the exons GTGAGGTGGTTCATATCACAGTTTTGACCATAGGATATACAGCTATCGAAACATCCAGTAATGTACAGTACCAATGTTACCGCAGTGAACCAGATGAGAATGCCACATTGTCATTTGGACGATCTGCACCCATAACAACAGATACACCACCACCCTCAGCAACGAATCACCCTAGTGATGGAGATGTATTGTTGGTCAAATTCTCTGAACATGGGGATACTTGGCATACAGCTGGTTTTGGTCCCTTCTACTGTGAGGCTGCTAAGGATGCTCGAGATGTAACAAGGGTCACTACATTTTTTCAGAGAAGTGATG CTAAATTTATACCAAGTGACGGAGTGTTTACAAAGGCAGTCTATGTGAATGACACAGGAGTTGTGATCTCAATGAATAATCGATACCAACCTGATGATAATGGCAATGTGATTACATGGAGGaaagatggtggtgatgttcTTACACAATTTGAGGGACAGACAAGTATCAACTTCCCAAACCCAATCGAGATATCAGACCAAGGGATCTATGAGATCTACTATCATGGCGAGAGATATCAAAACAGAGGAGGAATTTACCGACTCATTGTCAGAG aATGTCCTGCAGGTAGGTGGGGTCCACCTGAATGCTATGGTATCTGTGATAATTGTTACAATGGTGGAGTCTGTGATGACAAATCTGGTCTTTGCATCTGTCCTAACAACTTTATGGGAGATAATTGTTTGAATA TTTGCAGCAACACACATGGGAATAGATTTGGATTAGAATGTGAGTATAGATGCTCCTATAGAGATGACAATGTACCTTATTGTCGAGGGAACCTCTTTTGCTTACCTAATCCATATGGATGTTCATGTGATGTTGGTTCTCGAGGTCTTGCATGTGACAGCG GTGGATGTCAGTCTAGCTGGTCAGGGAACAATTGTCAAA TACCTGATATATGTGAGGCTGGTTACTATGGATCTCAATGTATTGATCAATGTCATTGCATGGATGATGTATCATGTGATAAAACAACAGGAGCATGTCCTCAGAAGTGTGCCTTAGGATACAGCGTACGTGATGGTCAGGAAAATTGTCAAg AGTGTGAAGGAGGAACCTTTGGTCTGGATTGTCTTCAGCAATGCCACTGTGCTCAAGAAGCATGTGAGATACAGAGAGGATTGTGCAATGGACAGTGTCTTGATGGCTGGATAGAACCATACTGTCAAA GAATATCACGCTATGACGTAGTAAGAGTAAATCCATACCAACCATCAATCATCACATGTTATGCTGAGGGTATTCCACTTCCTGATGCCTCATCAGTTGATCTTCGTCGGCGTATTGATACCAACACTTATAATACCACAGGAATCACCAAGCGATCAAGCTCTGTAGTCGGGTCGGAACGGGCTGTTCTCtttgatattgaaaatgtttATCCACCAGAAGATGGAGACTATGTTTGTGGTCTCATTATAGAAAACCAGTTCTACTCAACAAGCATCACTAAAGCAACTTATG TTCTTCCTGTCATAAGTACGGCACCATCTATTGTTAGCAGCACTTTAACTACAGTATCTCTACGATGGAATGCCTGGACTGCAGGAGAAGACATAGGTGATCCTCCCCTTATAGGATATGATGTATTCGTAAGAAAAGGTGGTGACTGGGAACTGGATCAGAGAGTAGCTGACTCTAGCACTTCAGCTACTGTTAGTAACTTGACTCCTGACACAGACTACATGTTTCGTGTTGCAGCCGTGAGGGAAGGAGAGGGtggaataggtccatggtctccATGGATTTATGCAATCACTCTTTGTACAG caccAAGGTCTCCCCCTGCTGGAATACAGGTGACAGCCAACGATCCTAAAGAACTAGAAGTGACATGGGAG TTCATCTCTTTGGAATCAGCAAATTGCAGGAGTGGTGTGACCCATTATATGATCTACTATGCTCTCTCTCGTTCATCATCCACAAACTCTCGCATAGTTCCTAATGATACAAGCTCCTATACGATTACAGGGTTAGGGACCTATCTGGACTATACCATTCAAATAAGTGCTTCAAATAAAGATGAGGAAAGTGACAAGAGCAGTGAGATAATCGGCAGAACACTTGAAGAAG TTGCACCAGCTCCTATCAACGTGGCCATACCAAGAAGTACTAAAATTTCTTTTACTGTGTCGTGGTCCACTCCTCTTCCATCGAATGTAAATGGTCGTATTCAGATGTACACCATTCGCTACAAGCAAAGCGATCAAGGAGATGATGGCGATTATATCATGGAAAATGCGTTGACAGATGCATTTGAAGCAGAACATACTGTAACGAATCTTCTGTATGGTATTAACTATACAGTTCAG GTCCAAACTGTCAATGGAGCTGGTTCTAGTAAGTGGTCGTACCCAGTCAGAGCTAAGACCATCCTTACTGGTCATCACTGTAACGGGGCGCAAGTAGGCACTGTTATTGCAGGTGTTtctcttatcatcatcatcatcttcctcatAATTATCAATGTTGTTACCTATAGGAG GGCCAGACTAAGACATCCAGTCACCGCATCGTCAAAAAACACTGCACGTGAGCCATCCCCAAGGTATGAGAACCCTGCATTTGATGCATCCATGCGCACCTGCAAAAACGTGGATAAAGACACCTACCAAGATCTCGATATCGACACCAGGGACTACCAGAACTCTACTGACCACCACACATACCAAGGGCTTAAGAAAACCAGCATCGATACCTCGCATCAGAGTGTCAGCCAACCAGAGCCGGAAATCACCTATGAATACATTTAG
- the LOC129271736 gene encoding angiopoietin-1 receptor-like isoform X3, whose product MVRRYAKFIPSDGVFTKAVYVNDTGVVISMNNRYQPDDNGNVITWRKDGGDVLTQFEGQTSINFPNPIEISDQGIYEIYYHGERYQNRGGIYRLIVRECPAGRWGPPECYGICDNCYNGGVCDDKSGLCICPNNFMGDNCLNICSNTHGNRFGLECEYRCSYRDDNVPYCRGNLFCLPNPYGCSCDVGSRGLACDSDCDAGTYGPGCSQTCHCADVSSCNSFSGICTTGGCQSSWSGNNCQIPDICEAGYYGSQCIDQCHCMDDVSCDKTTGACPQKCALGYSVRDGQENCQECEGGTFGLDCLQQCHCAQEACEIQRGLCNGQCLDGWIEPYCQRISRYDVVRVNPYQPSIITCYAEGIPLPDASSVDLRRRIDTNTYNTTGITKRSSSVVGSERAVLFDIENVYPPEDGDYVCGLIIENQFYSTSITKATYVLPVISTAPSIVSSTLTTVSLRWNAWTAGEDIGDPPLIGYDVFVRKGGDWELDQRVADSSTSATVSNLTPDTDYMFRVAAVREGEGGIGPWSPWIYAITLCTAPRSPPAGIQVTANDPKELEVTWEFISLESANCRSGVTHYMIYYALSRSSSTNSRIVPNDTSSYTITGLGTYLDYTIQISASNKDEESDKSSEIIGRTLEEVAPAPINVAIPRSTKISFTVSWSTPLPSNVNGRIQMYTIRYKQSDQGDDGDYIMENALTDAFEAEHTVTNLLYGINYTVQVQTVNGAGSSKWSYPVRAKTILTGHHCNGAQVGTVIAGVSLIIIIIFLIIINVVTYRRARLRHPVTASSKNTAREPSPRYENPAFDASMRTCKNVDKDTYQDLDIDTRDYQNSTDHHTYQGLKKTSIDTSHQSVSQPEPEITYEYI is encoded by the exons ATGGTAAGAAGATATG CTAAATTTATACCAAGTGACGGAGTGTTTACAAAGGCAGTCTATGTGAATGACACAGGAGTTGTGATCTCAATGAATAATCGATACCAACCTGATGATAATGGCAATGTGATTACATGGAGGaaagatggtggtgatgttcTTACACAATTTGAGGGACAGACAAGTATCAACTTCCCAAACCCAATCGAGATATCAGACCAAGGGATCTATGAGATCTACTATCATGGCGAGAGATATCAAAACAGAGGAGGAATTTACCGACTCATTGTCAGAG aATGTCCTGCAGGTAGGTGGGGTCCACCTGAATGCTATGGTATCTGTGATAATTGTTACAATGGTGGAGTCTGTGATGACAAATCTGGTCTTTGCATCTGTCCTAACAACTTTATGGGAGATAATTGTTTGAATA TTTGCAGCAACACACATGGGAATAGATTTGGATTAGAATGTGAGTATAGATGCTCCTATAGAGATGACAATGTACCTTATTGTCGAGGGAACCTCTTTTGCTTACCTAATCCATATGGATGTTCATGTGATGTTGGTTCTCGAGGTCTTGCATGTGACAGCG ATTGTGATGCTGGCACATATGGCCCGGGATGCTCACAAACATGTCACTGTGCTGATGTATCATCATGTAACTCTTTTAGTGGAATATGTACTACAGGTGGATGTCAGTCTAGCTGGTCAGGGAACAATTGTCAAA TACCTGATATATGTGAGGCTGGTTACTATGGATCTCAATGTATTGATCAATGTCATTGCATGGATGATGTATCATGTGATAAAACAACAGGAGCATGTCCTCAGAAGTGTGCCTTAGGATACAGCGTACGTGATGGTCAGGAAAATTGTCAAg AGTGTGAAGGAGGAACCTTTGGTCTGGATTGTCTTCAGCAATGCCACTGTGCTCAAGAAGCATGTGAGATACAGAGAGGATTGTGCAATGGACAGTGTCTTGATGGCTGGATAGAACCATACTGTCAAA GAATATCACGCTATGACGTAGTAAGAGTAAATCCATACCAACCATCAATCATCACATGTTATGCTGAGGGTATTCCACTTCCTGATGCCTCATCAGTTGATCTTCGTCGGCGTATTGATACCAACACTTATAATACCACAGGAATCACCAAGCGATCAAGCTCTGTAGTCGGGTCGGAACGGGCTGTTCTCtttgatattgaaaatgtttATCCACCAGAAGATGGAGACTATGTTTGTGGTCTCATTATAGAAAACCAGTTCTACTCAACAAGCATCACTAAAGCAACTTATG TTCTTCCTGTCATAAGTACGGCACCATCTATTGTTAGCAGCACTTTAACTACAGTATCTCTACGATGGAATGCCTGGACTGCAGGAGAAGACATAGGTGATCCTCCCCTTATAGGATATGATGTATTCGTAAGAAAAGGTGGTGACTGGGAACTGGATCAGAGAGTAGCTGACTCTAGCACTTCAGCTACTGTTAGTAACTTGACTCCTGACACAGACTACATGTTTCGTGTTGCAGCCGTGAGGGAAGGAGAGGGtggaataggtccatggtctccATGGATTTATGCAATCACTCTTTGTACAG caccAAGGTCTCCCCCTGCTGGAATACAGGTGACAGCCAACGATCCTAAAGAACTAGAAGTGACATGGGAG TTCATCTCTTTGGAATCAGCAAATTGCAGGAGTGGTGTGACCCATTATATGATCTACTATGCTCTCTCTCGTTCATCATCCACAAACTCTCGCATAGTTCCTAATGATACAAGCTCCTATACGATTACAGGGTTAGGGACCTATCTGGACTATACCATTCAAATAAGTGCTTCAAATAAAGATGAGGAAAGTGACAAGAGCAGTGAGATAATCGGCAGAACACTTGAAGAAG TTGCACCAGCTCCTATCAACGTGGCCATACCAAGAAGTACTAAAATTTCTTTTACTGTGTCGTGGTCCACTCCTCTTCCATCGAATGTAAATGGTCGTATTCAGATGTACACCATTCGCTACAAGCAAAGCGATCAAGGAGATGATGGCGATTATATCATGGAAAATGCGTTGACAGATGCATTTGAAGCAGAACATACTGTAACGAATCTTCTGTATGGTATTAACTATACAGTTCAG GTCCAAACTGTCAATGGAGCTGGTTCTAGTAAGTGGTCGTACCCAGTCAGAGCTAAGACCATCCTTACTGGTCATCACTGTAACGGGGCGCAAGTAGGCACTGTTATTGCAGGTGTTtctcttatcatcatcatcatcttcctcatAATTATCAATGTTGTTACCTATAGGAG GGCCAGACTAAGACATCCAGTCACCGCATCGTCAAAAAACACTGCACGTGAGCCATCCCCAAGGTATGAGAACCCTGCATTTGATGCATCCATGCGCACCTGCAAAAACGTGGATAAAGACACCTACCAAGATCTCGATATCGACACCAGGGACTACCAGAACTCTACTGACCACCACACATACCAAGGGCTTAAGAAAACCAGCATCGATACCTCGCATCAGAGTGTCAGCCAACCAGAGCCGGAAATCACCTATGAATACATTTAG
- the LOC129271736 gene encoding angiopoietin-1 receptor-like isoform X4 yields MNNRYQPDDNGNVITWRKDGGDVLTQFEGQTSINFPNPIEISDQGIYEIYYHGERYQNRGGIYRLIVRECPAGRWGPPECYGICDNCYNGGVCDDKSGLCICPNNFMGDNCLNICSNTHGNRFGLECEYRCSYRDDNVPYCRGNLFCLPNPYGCSCDVGSRGLACDSDCDAGTYGPGCSQTCHCADVSSCNSFSGICTTGGCQSSWSGNNCQIPDICEAGYYGSQCIDQCHCMDDVSCDKTTGACPQKCALGYSVRDGQENCQECEGGTFGLDCLQQCHCAQEACEIQRGLCNGQCLDGWIEPYCQRISRYDVVRVNPYQPSIITCYAEGIPLPDASSVDLRRRIDTNTYNTTGITKRSSSVVGSERAVLFDIENVYPPEDGDYVCGLIIENQFYSTSITKATYVLPVISTAPSIVSSTLTTVSLRWNAWTAGEDIGDPPLIGYDVFVRKGGDWELDQRVADSSTSATVSNLTPDTDYMFRVAAVREGEGGIGPWSPWIYAITLCTAPRSPPAGIQVTANDPKELEVTWEFISLESANCRSGVTHYMIYYALSRSSSTNSRIVPNDTSSYTITGLGTYLDYTIQISASNKDEESDKSSEIIGRTLEEVAPAPINVAIPRSTKISFTVSWSTPLPSNVNGRIQMYTIRYKQSDQGDDGDYIMENALTDAFEAEHTVTNLLYGINYTVQVQTVNGAGSSKWSYPVRAKTILTGHHCNGAQVGTVIAGVSLIIIIIFLIIINVVTYRRARLRHPVTASSKNTAREPSPRYENPAFDASMRTCKNVDKDTYQDLDIDTRDYQNSTDHHTYQGLKKTSIDTSHQSVSQPEPEITYEYI; encoded by the exons ATGAATAATCGATACCAACCTGATGATAATGGCAATGTGATTACATGGAGGaaagatggtggtgatgttcTTACACAATTTGAGGGACAGACAAGTATCAACTTCCCAAACCCAATCGAGATATCAGACCAAGGGATCTATGAGATCTACTATCATGGCGAGAGATATCAAAACAGAGGAGGAATTTACCGACTCATTGTCAGAG aATGTCCTGCAGGTAGGTGGGGTCCACCTGAATGCTATGGTATCTGTGATAATTGTTACAATGGTGGAGTCTGTGATGACAAATCTGGTCTTTGCATCTGTCCTAACAACTTTATGGGAGATAATTGTTTGAATA TTTGCAGCAACACACATGGGAATAGATTTGGATTAGAATGTGAGTATAGATGCTCCTATAGAGATGACAATGTACCTTATTGTCGAGGGAACCTCTTTTGCTTACCTAATCCATATGGATGTTCATGTGATGTTGGTTCTCGAGGTCTTGCATGTGACAGCG ATTGTGATGCTGGCACATATGGCCCGGGATGCTCACAAACATGTCACTGTGCTGATGTATCATCATGTAACTCTTTTAGTGGAATATGTACTACAGGTGGATGTCAGTCTAGCTGGTCAGGGAACAATTGTCAAA TACCTGATATATGTGAGGCTGGTTACTATGGATCTCAATGTATTGATCAATGTCATTGCATGGATGATGTATCATGTGATAAAACAACAGGAGCATGTCCTCAGAAGTGTGCCTTAGGATACAGCGTACGTGATGGTCAGGAAAATTGTCAAg AGTGTGAAGGAGGAACCTTTGGTCTGGATTGTCTTCAGCAATGCCACTGTGCTCAAGAAGCATGTGAGATACAGAGAGGATTGTGCAATGGACAGTGTCTTGATGGCTGGATAGAACCATACTGTCAAA GAATATCACGCTATGACGTAGTAAGAGTAAATCCATACCAACCATCAATCATCACATGTTATGCTGAGGGTATTCCACTTCCTGATGCCTCATCAGTTGATCTTCGTCGGCGTATTGATACCAACACTTATAATACCACAGGAATCACCAAGCGATCAAGCTCTGTAGTCGGGTCGGAACGGGCTGTTCTCtttgatattgaaaatgtttATCCACCAGAAGATGGAGACTATGTTTGTGGTCTCATTATAGAAAACCAGTTCTACTCAACAAGCATCACTAAAGCAACTTATG TTCTTCCTGTCATAAGTACGGCACCATCTATTGTTAGCAGCACTTTAACTACAGTATCTCTACGATGGAATGCCTGGACTGCAGGAGAAGACATAGGTGATCCTCCCCTTATAGGATATGATGTATTCGTAAGAAAAGGTGGTGACTGGGAACTGGATCAGAGAGTAGCTGACTCTAGCACTTCAGCTACTGTTAGTAACTTGACTCCTGACACAGACTACATGTTTCGTGTTGCAGCCGTGAGGGAAGGAGAGGGtggaataggtccatggtctccATGGATTTATGCAATCACTCTTTGTACAG caccAAGGTCTCCCCCTGCTGGAATACAGGTGACAGCCAACGATCCTAAAGAACTAGAAGTGACATGGGAG TTCATCTCTTTGGAATCAGCAAATTGCAGGAGTGGTGTGACCCATTATATGATCTACTATGCTCTCTCTCGTTCATCATCCACAAACTCTCGCATAGTTCCTAATGATACAAGCTCCTATACGATTACAGGGTTAGGGACCTATCTGGACTATACCATTCAAATAAGTGCTTCAAATAAAGATGAGGAAAGTGACAAGAGCAGTGAGATAATCGGCAGAACACTTGAAGAAG TTGCACCAGCTCCTATCAACGTGGCCATACCAAGAAGTACTAAAATTTCTTTTACTGTGTCGTGGTCCACTCCTCTTCCATCGAATGTAAATGGTCGTATTCAGATGTACACCATTCGCTACAAGCAAAGCGATCAAGGAGATGATGGCGATTATATCATGGAAAATGCGTTGACAGATGCATTTGAAGCAGAACATACTGTAACGAATCTTCTGTATGGTATTAACTATACAGTTCAG GTCCAAACTGTCAATGGAGCTGGTTCTAGTAAGTGGTCGTACCCAGTCAGAGCTAAGACCATCCTTACTGGTCATCACTGTAACGGGGCGCAAGTAGGCACTGTTATTGCAGGTGTTtctcttatcatcatcatcatcttcctcatAATTATCAATGTTGTTACCTATAGGAG GGCCAGACTAAGACATCCAGTCACCGCATCGTCAAAAAACACTGCACGTGAGCCATCCCCAAGGTATGAGAACCCTGCATTTGATGCATCCATGCGCACCTGCAAAAACGTGGATAAAGACACCTACCAAGATCTCGATATCGACACCAGGGACTACCAGAACTCTACTGACCACCACACATACCAAGGGCTTAAGAAAACCAGCATCGATACCTCGCATCAGAGTGTCAGCCAACCAGAGCCGGAAATCACCTATGAATACATTTAG